The proteins below are encoded in one region of Apium graveolens cultivar Ventura chromosome 4, ASM990537v1, whole genome shotgun sequence:
- the LOC141718229 gene encoding F-box protein At3g07870-like codes for MDLPEELIAEIISRTPVRTIVSCKSVCKRWCNIVSEPFFSRLHLSISSKMLLLHQGDAEDVDDDNDGDLAVVELDDQHHQHDIHHEPMMRFSPGLALGDYVGLIGSVNGLICLEDSYDDSAYVCNPITQEYIRLQDSEYTRVSYLKGYYGFRLVESNQQYKIVRFYKGRFPSTEYDLGSEVYTLGTGMWRDLGHVPFHLNEHDRGHYVSGRLHWLAGELICAFDLDRELFRPMEAPPRAPGNTDHFSILGVHNHFRNLGVLKGCLCICDITLYSELSIWVKRDYGVEDSWSKKLIITPNPPLHEGINTDMVRLLKVLKDGNILMYCDQLQLFTYHPQHKTLRHHIFPEGEFLTFGAMTYVPGFISLERSFTLEGVKRWESPQVED; via the coding sequence ATGGACTTACCAGAAGAATTGATTGCTGAAATTATATCAAGAACTCCTGTGAGGACAATAGTGTCATGCAAAAGCGTGTGCAAAAGATGGTGTAATATAGTTTCAGAACCATTTTTTTCGCGTCTGCATCTCTCTATATCATCTAAAATGCTTTTACTTCATCAAGGAGACGCCGAGGACGTAGATGATGACAATGATGGTGACCTTGCAGTGGTTGAACTAGATGACCAACATCACCAACATGATATTCATCACGAGCCTATGATGAGATTTTCCCCGGGACTTGCCTTGGGAGACTATGTGGGGTTAATTGGATCAGTTAATGGGTTAATATGCTTAGAAGATAGTTATGATGATTCAGCATATGTATGCAATCCAATTACACAAGAGTACATACGCCTTCAAGATTCCGAGTACACCAGAGTATCATATTTAAAGGGATATTATGGCTTTAGACTTGTTGAATCGAACCAACAGTACAAGATTGTACGTTTTTATAAGGGTAGATTTCCTTCAACTGAATATGACCTAGGGAGCGAGGTTTATACGCTTGGAACCGGCATGTGGAGAGATCTAGGACATGTCCCCTTCCATCTGAATGAACATGATAGGGGTCACTATGTCAGTGGCCGCCTCCATTGGTTAGCTGGTGAACTAATATGTGCTTTCGATTTGGATAGAGAATTATTTCGTCCAATGGAAGCTCCTCCACGGGCTCCTGGGAATACAGATCATTTTAGCATCTTGGGAGTCCATAATCATTTTAGGAACTTGGGAGTACTTAAAGGTTGCTTGTGTATATGTGATATAACACTATACTCTGAACTTTCTATTTGGGTGAAGAGAGATTATGGCGTGGAAGATAGTTGGAGTAAAAAACTCATCATCACTCCTAATCCTCCATTACATGAAGGTATAAATACCGACATGGTTCGGCTTCTTAAAGTTCTCAAAGATGGGAACATCTTAATGTATTGTGACCAACTTCAATTGTTCACTTATCATCCTCAACATAAAACATTGCGACATCACATTTTCCCGGAGGGTGAGTTTCTCACATTTGGTGCGATGACTTATGTCCCCGGTTTTATCAGTCTAGAGAGGAGTTTCACCTTGGAGGGTGTCAAAAGATGGGAGTCTCCTCAAGTAGAAGACTGA